A stretch of the Flavobacterium aquiphilum genome encodes the following:
- the alaS gene encoding alanine--tRNA ligase yields the protein MKSQDIRKQFLDFFESKGHLIVPSAPIVLKDDPTLMFNNSGMAQFKEYFLGLGTPKSNRIADTQKCLRVSGKHNDLEEVGIDTYHHTMFEMLGNWSFGDYFKKEAIHWAWELLTEVYKIPKDILYVSVFEGNKDENVPFDQEAYDIWKTLIDEDRIILGNKKDNFWEMGDQGPCGPCSEIHVDIRSAEEKALVSGKSLVNADHPHVVEIWNNVFMEFNRKADGSLEKLPAQHVDTGMGFERLCMVLQGVQSNYDTDVFTPLIREIETITGTKYTVKAKDEAEEKINIAIRVIADHVRAVAFAIADGQLPSNTGAGYVIRRILRRAIRYGFTFLNTKEPFIYRLVDTLSAQMSGSFPEIRSQKALCSNVIREEESSFLRTLDQGLVLLDAVISSNSGKIIDGKKAFELYDTYGFPIDLTALILSEKGLELDEKGFQEQLQLQKERSRAASKVTAGDWNVLVEDDVQEFVGYDRLKHNVKITKYRRVDSVKDGEIYQLVFNATPFYGESGGQTGDKGYLEASNGDIIYIIDTKKENNQTIHLTQSLPDNLTDSFVAVVDEIQRAKTSANHSATHLLHQGLRKILGTHIEQKGSMVRNASLRFDFSHFSKVTDDELKEVEDFVNARIRESLPLVEKRGIPKEQALQEGAIALFGEKYGDVVRMIKFGDSVELCGGTHVPNTSDIWHFKIVSEGAVAAGIRRIEAITSEAAKDFFESQLITFAEIKEVLKNAVDPVKAIQAMQDENTSLKKQLEVLLKDKAKNMKGELAKELQEINGIRFLAKQVDLNPEGAKDLAYELGTLGTNLFLVLATADGGKPMLSCYISKELVADKKLNAGQVVRELGKYIQGGGGGQPFFATAGGKNVDGIAEALNKAVEFVK from the coding sequence ATGAAATCACAAGACATACGTAAACAATTTTTAGATTTTTTTGAAAGTAAAGGGCATTTAATTGTTCCATCAGCTCCGATTGTTCTTAAGGATGATCCAACCTTAATGTTTAACAACTCGGGAATGGCGCAGTTCAAAGAATATTTTCTAGGCCTTGGAACTCCAAAAAGCAACAGAATTGCCGATACGCAAAAATGTCTTCGTGTTTCCGGAAAACATAATGACCTTGAGGAAGTGGGGATCGATACTTATCACCACACTATGTTTGAGATGTTAGGGAACTGGTCTTTTGGTGATTATTTCAAAAAAGAAGCGATTCATTGGGCTTGGGAATTATTGACTGAGGTGTATAAAATCCCGAAGGATATTCTTTATGTTTCTGTTTTTGAAGGAAATAAAGATGAGAATGTGCCTTTTGACCAGGAAGCTTATGATATTTGGAAAACGTTGATTGACGAAGACCGAATTATTCTTGGTAATAAAAAAGACAATTTTTGGGAAATGGGTGACCAAGGACCTTGCGGACCTTGTTCTGAAATTCATGTGGATATTCGTTCTGCAGAAGAAAAAGCATTGGTTTCAGGTAAATCCTTAGTGAATGCTGATCATCCTCATGTAGTTGAGATTTGGAACAATGTATTTATGGAATTCAACCGTAAAGCAGACGGTTCCCTTGAGAAATTGCCTGCGCAACACGTGGATACCGGAATGGGATTTGAGCGTCTTTGTATGGTTTTGCAAGGAGTTCAGTCGAATTATGATACGGATGTTTTTACTCCGCTTATCAGAGAAATCGAAACGATTACCGGAACAAAATATACCGTTAAGGCTAAAGACGAAGCCGAAGAAAAAATAAATATTGCGATTCGCGTAATTGCCGATCACGTTCGTGCAGTTGCTTTTGCAATTGCAGATGGTCAGTTGCCATCAAATACTGGTGCTGGTTATGTAATCCGCAGAATCTTGCGTCGTGCCATCCGTTACGGCTTTACTTTCTTAAACACAAAAGAACCTTTTATTTACCGATTGGTTGACACCTTGAGCGCACAAATGAGTGGTTCATTCCCAGAGATTCGTTCACAAAAAGCTTTGTGTTCCAATGTAATTCGTGAGGAAGAAAGTTCGTTCTTGAGAACTTTGGATCAGGGATTGGTGTTATTGGATGCTGTTATTAGCAGTAATTCAGGGAAAATTATCGATGGTAAAAAAGCATTTGAATTGTATGATACTTACGGTTTTCCAATCGATTTAACAGCTTTAATTTTATCTGAAAAAGGATTGGAATTGGATGAAAAAGGATTTCAGGAACAATTGCAATTACAAAAAGAACGTTCTCGTGCTGCTTCTAAAGTAACGGCAGGAGACTGGAATGTTTTGGTTGAAGATGACGTACAGGAATTTGTGGGTTATGACCGTTTGAAACACAATGTGAAAATAACAAAATACCGTAGAGTGGACAGTGTGAAAGACGGTGAAATTTATCAGTTGGTTTTCAATGCTACGCCATTTTATGGAGAAAGCGGAGGACAAACAGGTGATAAAGGATATCTTGAAGCTTCAAACGGAGATATCATCTATATTATTGATACTAAAAAAGAAAACAATCAAACCATACATCTTACACAATCGCTTCCGGACAATTTAACCGATAGTTTTGTGGCTGTTGTAGATGAAATCCAAAGAGCTAAAACATCTGCAAATCACTCGGCAACTCACTTGTTGCACCAAGGTTTGAGAAAAATATTGGGAACTCATATTGAGCAAAAAGGATCGATGGTGCGAAATGCTTCTTTGCGTTTTGACTTTTCTCACTTTTCTAAAGTAACCGATGATGAATTGAAGGAAGTAGAGGATTTCGTGAATGCGAGAATCCGCGAGAGTTTGCCTTTGGTAGAAAAAAGAGGAATTCCAAAAGAACAAGCGTTGCAGGAAGGTGCGATTGCTTTGTTTGGTGAGAAATATGGAGATGTGGTTCGTATGATTAAATTTGGTGATTCAGTTGAATTGTGCGGAGGGACCCACGTTCCTAATACAAGTGATATTTGGCATTTCAAAATTGTGTCAGAAGGTGCAGTTGCGGCAGGAATCAGACGTATTGAGGCTATTACAAGCGAAGCGGCCAAAGACTTTTTTGAATCGCAACTAATTACTTTTGCAGAAATAAAAGAAGTTTTGAAAAATGCTGTAGATCCTGTAAAAGCGATTCAGGCAATGCAGGATGAGAATACTTCGCTTAAAAAACAATTGGAAGTTTTATTGAAAGATAAAGCTAAAAATATGAAAGGAGAGCTGGCAAAAGAGTTGCAGGAAATTAACGGAATCCGATTCCTAGCTAAACAAGTAGATTTGAACCCAGAAGGAGCAAAAGATTTAGCTTATGAATTAGGAACATTAGGAACAAATTTATTCTTAGTATTGGCAACTGCCGATGGTGGAAAACCAATGTTGTCTTGCTATATTTCTAAAGAGTTGGTTGCTGATAAAAAACTAAACGCAGGACAAGTGGTTCGTGAATTAGGTAAATACATCCAAGGTGGTGGTGGAGGACAACCGTTCTTTGCTACTGCTGGTGGTAAAAATGTTGATGGAATTGCAGAGGCTTTGAATAAAGCGGTTGAGTTTGTGAAGTAG
- a CDS encoding DUF4230 domain-containing protein, whose protein sequence is MLIKRILVGAVLLVLIALAFKFCEFKKGDESSLDYNTNLIQQQIVNVGKLVVTEGHFSEVVTYKNQQKYMMDMLSFEKKALVIVNADVTVSYDLHQMKYDIDEANKTITIVSIPKEEIKISPDIQFYDVEQSQMNPFTGDDYNKINKSVKANLAKKIEKSSLKSNAQNRLISELSKILILTNTMGWKLQYEGKVIANEKELQQDLKL, encoded by the coding sequence ATGTTAATAAAACGAATTTTAGTCGGAGCAGTGCTTTTAGTACTAATTGCTTTGGCATTCAAATTTTGTGAATTCAAAAAAGGTGATGAATCGTCTTTGGATTATAATACTAATTTGATTCAGCAACAAATCGTGAATGTGGGTAAATTAGTAGTTACAGAAGGGCATTTCTCAGAAGTAGTGACTTATAAAAACCAACAGAAATATATGATGGATATGCTTTCGTTTGAGAAAAAAGCATTGGTAATTGTCAATGCCGATGTAACGGTCTCCTATGATTTGCACCAAATGAAATACGATATTGACGAAGCCAACAAAACCATCACGATTGTAAGCATCCCAAAAGAAGAAATAAAGATAAGTCCGGATATTCAATTTTATGACGTGGAGCAAAGCCAGATGAATCCTTTTACAGGGGACGATTACAACAAAATCAATAAATCGGTAAAGGCCAATTTAGCTAAGAAAATAGAAAAGTCATCCTTGAAATCCAATGCGCAAAACCGTTTGATAAGCGAACTTTCCAAGATTTTGATTCTGACCAATACTATGGGATGGAAATTGCAATATGAAGGTAAAGTCATTGCAAACGAGAAAGAATTACAGCAAGATTTGAAACTATAA
- a CDS encoding DUF4136 domain-containing protein, with protein MKTFKLLSLLLLFVVASCDTVKVYSDYDKSVDFTQYKTFAFMKSGIDKVEISDLDKKRILNAIDQQLQSKGFTKSENPDLLVNIFTKSREEISVNQFNAAYGYGWGWGWNPYMYGGHTYVSSSTEGTLYIDLIDAKKKELVWQGEGSGTLSKDMAEKDAIVNDFVTKILQQYPPTKPEVKENKEKKK; from the coding sequence ATGAAAACATTCAAACTCTTATCCCTGTTATTGCTTTTCGTAGTTGCCTCGTGTGACACGGTAAAAGTATATTCTGATTATGACAAATCAGTAGATTTTACGCAATACAAAACTTTTGCTTTTATGAAATCCGGAATCGATAAAGTCGAAATTTCCGATTTGGATAAAAAAAGAATCCTGAATGCAATCGATCAACAATTACAGTCTAAAGGTTTTACTAAAAGCGAAAATCCTGATTTATTGGTCAACATTTTCACTAAATCAAGAGAAGAAATCAGCGTAAACCAATTCAACGCAGCTTATGGCTACGGATGGGGATGGGGATGGAACCCTTACATGTATGGAGGCCATACTTATGTAAGCTCCTCTACTGAAGGAACATTATACATAGACCTAATCGATGCTAAAAAGAAAGAACTTGTCTGGCAAGGAGAAGGTAGCGGAACCCTTTCTAAAGATATGGCTGAAAAAGATGCTATAGTCAATGATTTTGTTACCAAAATTTTACAACAATATCCTCCGACAAAACCTGAAGTCAAAGAAAATAAGGAAAAGAAAAAATAA
- a CDS encoding GSCFA domain-containing protein, which translates to MNFTTEIPILKNPNPIDYNSKIVSLGSCFAENMGDKFQYFKFQSAINPFGIIFNPVSIERIIDRVVNGALFTEEDIFFHNERWHCFEVHSDLSHSDKAELLTNLNQTLVETKKQLQEASHIIITYGTSWVYRSIEKDFIVANCHKVPQKQFSKELLSVETIETSMRNTIDLIQSINSNCSFIFTVSPVRHLKDGFVENQISKAHLITAIYHVLNESIGVPPSGARGIFPSYEIMMDELRDYRFYAEDMLHPSQVAIDYIWERFRESAISETAYSTMDVIESIQKGLQHRPFNPNSESHKKFEANLQSKIATLVAQYSFMQF; encoded by the coding sequence ATGAATTTTACAACCGAAATACCTATACTTAAAAATCCCAATCCAATAGACTACAACTCCAAAATTGTATCATTAGGTTCTTGCTTTGCCGAGAATATGGGTGATAAATTCCAATATTTTAAATTTCAAAGTGCAATTAATCCGTTTGGGATTATTTTCAATCCGGTTTCTATTGAGAGAATTATAGATAGGGTAGTGAATGGGGCTTTGTTCACTGAAGAAGATATTTTTTTTCATAATGAACGTTGGCATTGTTTTGAGGTACATTCGGATTTAAGTCATTCAGATAAAGCGGAATTGTTGACAAACCTGAATCAAACTTTGGTAGAAACCAAGAAACAATTGCAAGAAGCCAGCCATATTATTATTACTTACGGAACTTCTTGGGTATATCGTAGCATCGAAAAAGACTTTATCGTTGCCAATTGCCATAAAGTGCCTCAAAAGCAGTTTTCCAAAGAATTGCTTAGTGTTGAAACTATTGAGACGAGTATGAGGAATACGATTGATTTAATTCAATCAATAAATTCAAATTGCAGTTTCATTTTTACCGTTTCGCCCGTGCGTCACCTGAAAGATGGTTTTGTTGAAAACCAAATCAGTAAAGCGCATTTGATTACTGCAATTTATCATGTTTTGAACGAGTCGATTGGAGTTCCCCCTTCGGGGGCTAGGGGGATTTTCCCTTCCTACGAAATTATGATGGACGAACTTAGGGATTATCGTTTTTATGCCGAGGATATGTTGCATCCGAGCCAGGTGGCAATCGATTATATTTGGGAAAGATTTAGGGAATCTGCTATTTCCGAAACGGCTTATTCTACAATGGATGTTATCGAAAGTATTCAAAAGGGATTACAACACCGTCCTTTTAATCCGAATTCTGAAAGTCATAAAAAATTCGAGGCCAATCTTCAGTCGAAAATCGCTACATTAGTGGCTCAATATTCATTTATGCAATTTTAA
- a CDS encoding M23 family metallopeptidase, which yields MAKVKYYYDSVNLAYRKIKIRKRKKLGYAVLFLLASALFGFLTFIILLNTPYFDTPKERLQAREIENLKLNYAILDKKMDEVDDVIEDIEDRDNNLYRVYFNTAAIPEEERKAGYSKIDRYTALKGYDNSKLVISTTERVDALSKELAIQSKSLDEIVKLAKAKGKLLSAIPAIQPVKNENLKRMASGFGYRTDPFTKARKMHEGMDFTAKTGTPIYATGDGVVARADNTASGFGNHIVIRHGYGYETLYGHLSKYNCRPGKSVKRGDIIGYVGSTGRSEAPHLHYEVHKNGKVVNPLNFYYGNISAVEYVAISKIANQENQSLD from the coding sequence ATGGCGAAAGTAAAATATTATTACGATTCTGTAAATCTGGCTTATCGCAAAATAAAAATCAGAAAGAGAAAAAAATTGGGTTATGCCGTTCTGTTTTTATTAGCCTCGGCATTGTTTGGTTTTTTGACTTTCATCATACTTTTGAACACTCCTTATTTTGACACTCCAAAAGAACGTTTGCAAGCACGTGAAATCGAAAATTTAAAACTGAATTATGCTATTTTGGACAAAAAAATGGACGAAGTAGATGATGTAATAGAAGATATTGAGGACAGGGACAACAATTTGTACCGGGTTTATTTCAACACCGCCGCCATTCCGGAAGAAGAACGAAAAGCTGGATATTCCAAAATAGACCGTTATACTGCCCTTAAAGGATATGACAATTCGAAATTGGTAATCAGCACAACCGAAAGAGTGGACGCTTTGAGCAAAGAATTGGCCATTCAGTCAAAATCATTGGATGAAATTGTAAAATTGGCAAAAGCAAAAGGCAAACTGCTTTCGGCAATTCCGGCGATACAACCCGTAAAAAATGAAAACCTAAAACGAATGGCTTCGGGTTTTGGATACAGAACCGACCCTTTTACAAAAGCACGAAAAATGCACGAAGGAATGGATTTTACAGCCAAAACAGGAACACCAATCTATGCCACCGGAGATGGTGTCGTGGCAAGAGCTGACAATACCGCTTCCGGATTCGGAAACCATATTGTAATCAGACATGGTTATGGTTACGAAACACTTTATGGGCATTTGAGCAAATACAACTGCAGGCCGGGGAAATCGGTAAAAAGAGGAGATATTATTGGATATGTAGGCAGCACGGGACGTTCAGAAGCACCACATTTACATTACGAAGTGCACAAAAACGGAAAAGTGGTCAACCCTCTTAATTTTTATTACGGCAATATTTCGGCAGTAGAATACGTTGCCATTTCAAAAATAGCGAACCAAGAAAACCAGTCATTGGATTAA
- a CDS encoding aromatic amino acid hydroxylase, with protein MNTKIKSNPLLDRLPKHLKQFIKPQDYSEYTPINQAVWRYVMRKNVDYLSKVAHSSYLEGLKKTGIEIDRIPSMYGMNRILSEIGWAAVAVDGFIPPNAFMEFQAYNVLVIASDIRQLEHIEYTPAPDIIHEGAGHAPIIANPEYAEYLRRFGEIGCKAISSYKDYEMYEAIRLLSILKEAEDTPQSEIEAAEKAVEDLQNNMGELSEMAQIRNLHWWTVEYGLIGTLENPKIYGAGLLSSIGESAWCMTDNVKKIPYDFSAVHQSFDITKLQPQLYVTPDFAYLSLILEEFANTMALRTGGLSGIKKLIHSKALGTAELSTGLQISGIFSNVIEHEGKPIYFQTAGKTALSYREKELVGHGTATHPEGFGSPLGKLKGINLAIEDMSPRDLKAYGVYEGQTATLEFEGDIKVVGEIITGKRNLHGEIILICFKNCTVTHGDTILFQPEWGNYDMAVGKKLVSAFSGPADVNSFDLISHVPSTKTIKAKQTAERDDLEVLYQTVRSIRESNDTKTSLEPIFEKLLKDHPNDWLLSVELIELLNARNETNLIQQVLLHLDNLKKQRPELKKLISNGLELIFENEETTH; from the coding sequence ATGAACACAAAAATAAAAAGCAATCCACTATTAGACCGTTTGCCAAAGCATTTGAAACAGTTTATCAAACCACAGGATTATAGCGAATACACTCCTATAAATCAGGCGGTATGGCGATATGTGATGCGCAAAAACGTGGATTATCTTTCAAAAGTAGCCCACAGTTCGTATCTGGAAGGATTGAAAAAAACAGGAATTGAGATAGACCGAATTCCGAGCATGTATGGCATGAACCGTATCCTTAGCGAAATTGGCTGGGCTGCCGTAGCTGTTGATGGTTTTATCCCGCCCAATGCTTTTATGGAATTTCAGGCGTACAATGTTTTAGTAATTGCATCAGACATTCGTCAACTCGAACATATTGAATATACTCCTGCCCCCGACATCATTCACGAAGGTGCCGGCCACGCTCCTATTATTGCCAATCCTGAATATGCGGAATACCTTCGTCGTTTTGGTGAAATAGGTTGTAAGGCCATTTCTTCGTATAAAGATTACGAAATGTACGAAGCCATTCGTTTGCTTTCTATTTTAAAAGAAGCCGAAGACACGCCACAATCTGAAATTGAAGCTGCTGAAAAAGCAGTAGAAGATTTGCAAAACAACATGGGCGAATTATCCGAAATGGCTCAAATCAGAAACCTGCATTGGTGGACAGTGGAATATGGCTTAATAGGCACATTGGAAAACCCAAAAATATACGGTGCCGGTTTATTATCGTCCATTGGCGAGAGTGCTTGGTGCATGACTGATAATGTGAAAAAAATCCCTTATGATTTTTCGGCAGTTCATCAAAGTTTTGATATTACAAAATTACAACCACAATTGTACGTAACTCCAGATTTTGCTTACTTGAGTTTGATTTTGGAGGAGTTTGCCAATACAATGGCTTTGCGAACAGGCGGATTATCAGGAATAAAAAAACTAATCCATTCCAAAGCATTAGGAACAGCCGAATTGAGTACCGGTTTGCAAATTTCGGGCATCTTTAGCAATGTTATTGAGCATGAAGGAAAACCTATTTACTTTCAAACAGCAGGCAAAACCGCTTTGTCATATAGAGAAAAAGAATTAGTTGGCCACGGAACCGCCACTCATCCGGAAGGATTTGGAAGTCCGTTAGGAAAACTAAAAGGTATCAATCTTGCCATTGAGGATATGAGTCCGCGTGACCTAAAAGCTTATGGCGTTTATGAAGGACAAACTGCAACCTTGGAATTTGAAGGAGACATAAAAGTAGTTGGTGAAATTATTACCGGAAAAAGAAATCTGCATGGAGAAATTATCCTAATTTGTTTCAAAAACTGTACAGTAACACACGGAGACACTATTTTGTTCCAACCTGAATGGGGCAATTATGATATGGCCGTAGGTAAAAAACTAGTTTCCGCTTTTTCAGGCCCAGCCGACGTAAATAGTTTTGACCTGATATCGCATGTTCCTTCAACAAAAACCATTAAAGCCAAACAAACGGCGGAAAGAGATGATTTGGAAGTACTGTACCAAACAGTGAGAAGTATTCGTGAATCGAATGACACGAAGACTTCATTGGAACCTATTTTTGAAAAACTTCTAAAAGACCATCCAAACGACTGGTTGCTTTCTGTAGAACTGATTGAACTTCTAAACGCCCGAAACGAAACGAACTTAATACAACAGGTTCTTTTGCATTTGGATAATCTTAAAAAACAACGTCCCGAACTCAAAAAATTAATTTCAAACGGATTGGAATTGATTTTCGAGAATGAAGAAACGACGCATTAG
- a CDS encoding LemA family protein produces the protein MKRFLPWIIVAVVLFAIYSWVKGINNTAVELSQNVEQTWGDVQTAYQRRNDLIGNLVNTVKGAADFEKSTLTAVIEARAKATSVTIDPKNITKEQLEAFNSAQSGVSSSLSRLLVSVEQYPTLKANENFLKLQDELASTENQILTARTRFNEAVKPYNTHIQTFPNSLFAGMFGFKEKAYFQAVTGAEKPVEVKF, from the coding sequence ATGAAAAGATTTTTGCCTTGGATTATAGTAGCAGTAGTACTTTTTGCAATTTACAGCTGGGTTAAAGGAATTAACAATACCGCTGTTGAATTAAGCCAAAATGTTGAACAAACATGGGGAGATGTACAAACAGCTTACCAAAGAAGAAATGACCTTATCGGAAACTTGGTAAACACAGTTAAAGGTGCTGCCGATTTTGAAAAAAGTACTTTGACAGCCGTAATTGAAGCTCGTGCCAAAGCTACTTCAGTAACAATTGATCCAAAAAATATCACAAAGGAACAATTAGAAGCTTTCAATTCTGCTCAATCAGGAGTTTCGTCTTCTTTATCAAGATTATTGGTGAGTGTCGAGCAATATCCTACTTTGAAAGCAAATGAAAATTTCCTCAAATTACAAGACGAATTGGCTAGTACTGAAAACCAAATCTTGACTGCAAGAACACGTTTCAATGAAGCTGTTAAACCTTATAACACACATATTCAAACTTTCCCTAACTCTTTGTTTGCAGGAATGTTTGGCTTCAAAGAAAAAGCGTATTTCCAAGCCGTAACCGGAGCAGAAAAACCCGTTGAAGTAAAATTCTAA
- a CDS encoding GxxExxY protein: MSENEISRIVVDVSYKIHTKLGPGLLESVYEAILYHELTKQNLNVERQKPLPVVWDGVFLDIGFRTDLIVEGKVIIEIKSVEEIANVHPKQLLTYLKITGMKLGLLINFNESLIKNGITRIANNL, translated from the coding sequence ATGAGTGAGAATGAAATCTCTAGAATTGTTGTTGATGTTTCATATAAAATACATACCAAGCTTGGGCCAGGATTGTTAGAATCGGTTTATGAAGCTATTCTTTACCACGAACTGACTAAACAGAATTTAAATGTTGAAAGGCAAAAACCACTCCCTGTAGTTTGGGATGGAGTCTTTTTAGATATTGGTTTTAGAACTGATTTGATAGTGGAGGGGAAAGTGATTATTGAGATTAAATCGGTTGAAGAAATTGCGAATGTTCATCCGAAACAGCTTTTAACGTATTTAAAAATTACAGGTATGAAATTGGGGTTGTTGATTAATTTTAATGAATCGCTTATTAAAAATGGAATTACAAGAATTGCAAACAATCTTTAA
- the ilvA gene encoding threonine ammonia-lyase IlvA has translation MTLFTAIQQAQKQLQNVVPTTPLIENLNLSEEFGATILLKREDLQVVRSYKIRGAYNKISSLTAAEKENGIVCASAGNHAQGVAFSCHLLKIMGKIYMPKTTPKQKVKQVQLFGKKYVEIVLTGDTFDDAYAKAVTDATENNKTFIHPFDDLKVIAGQGTVGLEILDTYKEPIDYVFVPIGGGGLASGLSTVFKKLSPTTKIIGVEPLGAPSMKTSIANHKNTALDTIDKFVDGAAVKQVGDLTFDICQKNLDDIILVPEGKVCTTILRLYNEEAMVVEPAGALTIAALDFYKEQIKGKTVVCIVSGSNNDIERTAEIKERSLLYEGLMHYFMIQFPQRPGALKEFVNDILGPDDDITYFQFAKKNSREVGSVVVGLELKNPNDIHAIKTNMEAKGFEYRYLNEKHDLFTMLIG, from the coding sequence ATGACTTTATTTACAGCAATACAGCAAGCCCAAAAACAACTTCAAAATGTAGTCCCCACTACCCCTCTGATTGAAAACCTAAATTTATCTGAAGAGTTTGGCGCAACCATTTTATTAAAACGCGAAGACCTCCAAGTCGTTCGATCCTACAAAATAAGAGGAGCTTATAACAAAATAAGTTCCTTGACAGCTGCCGAAAAAGAAAATGGAATTGTCTGTGCCAGTGCTGGAAATCACGCACAAGGTGTCGCTTTTTCTTGCCATCTTCTAAAAATAATGGGTAAAATTTATATGCCAAAAACAACGCCCAAGCAAAAAGTAAAACAGGTTCAGTTGTTTGGAAAAAAATATGTAGAAATTGTATTGACAGGTGATACTTTTGACGATGCTTATGCAAAAGCCGTAACCGATGCCACAGAAAACAACAAAACATTTATCCATCCTTTTGATGATTTAAAAGTCATAGCCGGTCAAGGAACCGTTGGATTAGAAATTCTGGATACTTATAAAGAACCTATTGATTATGTTTTTGTCCCCATTGGCGGCGGCGGACTAGCCTCCGGGCTTTCAACCGTATTTAAAAAGCTCAGTCCTACAACCAAAATTATTGGCGTAGAACCTCTTGGTGCTCCTTCGATGAAAACCTCAATTGCCAATCACAAAAACACAGCATTAGATACTATTGACAAGTTTGTAGATGGAGCGGCAGTAAAGCAAGTAGGCGACTTGACTTTTGACATTTGTCAAAAAAATCTAGATGACATTATATTAGTCCCGGAAGGCAAAGTCTGTACGACAATATTACGTCTGTACAATGAAGAAGCAATGGTAGTTGAACCTGCAGGTGCCTTGACTATAGCTGCATTGGATTTTTACAAAGAACAAATAAAAGGCAAAACGGTGGTTTGCATTGTCAGCGGAAGCAACAACGATATTGAAAGGACTGCCGAAATCAAGGAGCGTTCTTTACTCTATGAAGGGTTAATGCATTATTTCATGATTCAGTTTCCGCAACGTCCCGGGGCATTGAAAGAATTTGTAAACGACATCCTGGGTCCTGATGATGACATTACTTATTTTCAGTTTGCCAAAAAAAATAGCCGCGAAGTAGGATCTGTCGTTGTTGGATTGGAATTGAAAAATCCAAATGATATTCATGCCATCAAAACCAACATGGAAGCAAAAGGATTCGAATACCGATATCTCAACGAAAAGCATGACCTGTTTACCATGCTAATAGGATAA
- a CDS encoding MerR family transcriptional regulator yields the protein MHIELPKDKRYYSIGEVAKAFDVNASLIRFWDGEFDILKPKKNAKGNRMFTPEDVKNLQLIYHLVKERGFTLEGAKIHLKEGQKKTMDKYEIISKLEAIKLQLTNIKNEL from the coding sequence ATGCATATTGAACTACCAAAAGATAAAAGATATTACAGCATTGGCGAAGTAGCCAAAGCATTTGACGTAAACGCTTCCCTGATTCGTTTTTGGGACGGTGAATTTGATATTCTGAAACCAAAGAAAAACGCCAAAGGAAACAGAATGTTTACACCTGAAGATGTGAAAAACTTACAGCTTATCTATCATTTGGTCAAGGAAAGAGGATTCACTTTAGAAGGAGCTAAAATTCATTTGAAAGAAGGCCAAAAGAAAACTATGGATAAATATGAAATCATCAGCAAGCTGGAAGCCATAAAATTACAGTTAACCAATATTAAAAACGAGCTGTGA
- a CDS encoding group III truncated hemoglobin, with the protein MANKDITNLEDIQLMVNTFYSNVRKDELIGSIFNEKIGDRWTEHLEKMYRFWQTILLEEHTYSGSPFPPHKQLPVEKKHFARWMEIFTETVDNLFEGPLAEEAKLRGRSMAEIFNHKIEYFRHEAKHPLL; encoded by the coding sequence ATGGCTAACAAAGACATAACAAACCTAGAAGATATTCAATTAATGGTAAATACATTCTACTCGAATGTAAGAAAAGACGAACTGATTGGTTCTATTTTTAACGAAAAAATAGGTGATCGTTGGACGGAACACTTGGAAAAAATGTACCGATTTTGGCAAACGATTCTGCTGGAAGAACACACATATTCCGGAAGTCCTTTTCCACCTCACAAACAACTTCCGGTGGAGAAAAAACACTTTGCCCGTTGGATGGAAATTTTCACCGAAACAGTGGACAATCTTTTTGAAGGCCCACTGGCTGAAGAAGCTAAACTAAGAGGACGAAGTATGGCAGAAATCTTCAACCATAAAATTGAGTATTTCAGACATGAAGCGAAACATCCGCTTTTGTAA